The following proteins are encoded in a genomic region of Micromonospora olivasterospora:
- a CDS encoding cupin domain-containing protein: MTVALVRFTPGARTNWHSHAVGQTLHATEGVGLVGTRDGSVLRVHAGETVLCPPGEQHWHGAAEDTFMSHLASPAKHVLTVTPSLPAARPTLCPRGIKRHDWSEATSDHDRWEYP; this comes from the coding sequence ATGACCGTCGCGCTGGTCCGGTTCACCCCCGGCGCCCGCACCAACTGGCACTCCCACGCCGTCGGCCAGACCCTGCACGCCACCGAAGGCGTCGGCCTCGTCGGCACCCGCGACGGGTCGGTGCTGCGCGTCCACGCCGGCGAGACGGTGCTCTGCCCACCGGGTGAACAGCACTGGCACGGCGCCGCCGAAGACACGTTCATGAGCCACCTCGCGAGCCCGGCGAAGCACGTACTGACAGTAACTCCCTCGCTCCCGGCGGCCCGCCCCACGTTGTGCCCACGGGGGATCAAGCGTCATGACTGGTCCGAAGCCACCTCGGACCACGATCGATGGGAGTACCCATAA
- a CDS encoding ketose-bisphosphate aldolase, whose translation MLTTGKAILDVANEHSFAVPAFNISDWAMFKGIVEISEETNAPLIVGIHPDEVRHIGREMITAIAERSHNSSVPIAIHWDHGATYEQILQAIQYGFTSVMIDGSLKPFEENVAITKKVTDSAHVLGVSVEGELGTIGGNDSYAEAGAAEIIYTDPDDAVTFVEQTGVDSLAVAIGTFHGLYPAHLKPELKLDLLKEIKSRVQIPLVLHGGSGNPDDEIREAARIGINKINISTDIKVAYHDKMREVLGNDPKVREPNAIQPACIEAMKVVAAQKIELFGAAGKGSLY comes from the coding sequence ATGCTGACGACCGGCAAGGCGATCCTGGATGTCGCCAACGAACACAGCTTCGCCGTGCCCGCCTTCAACATCAGCGACTGGGCGATGTTCAAGGGGATCGTGGAGATCAGCGAGGAGACGAACGCCCCCCTGATCGTCGGGATCCACCCGGACGAGGTCCGGCACATCGGCCGCGAGATGATCACCGCCATCGCCGAGCGGTCGCACAACTCGAGCGTCCCGATCGCGATCCACTGGGACCACGGCGCCACCTACGAGCAGATCCTGCAGGCGATCCAGTACGGCTTCACGTCCGTGATGATCGACGGCTCGCTGAAGCCGTTCGAGGAGAACGTGGCGATCACCAAGAAGGTCACCGACTCCGCGCACGTTCTCGGCGTGTCGGTGGAGGGCGAGCTCGGCACGATCGGCGGGAACGACAGCTACGCCGAGGCGGGCGCCGCCGAAATCATCTACACCGACCCCGACGACGCGGTCACGTTCGTCGAGCAGACCGGCGTGGACAGTCTCGCCGTCGCGATCGGCACGTTCCACGGCCTCTACCCGGCCCACCTCAAGCCGGAGCTGAAGCTCGACCTGCTCAAGGAGATCAAGAGCCGGGTGCAGATCCCGCTGGTGCTGCACGGCGGCTCCGGCAACCCGGACGACGAGATCCGCGAGGCGGCGCGAATCGGTATCAACAAGATCAACATTTCCACCGACATCAAGGTCGCCTACCACGACAAGATGCGCGAGGTGCTGGGCAACGACCCGAAGGTGCGCGAGCCGAACGCCATCCAGCCCGCCTGCATCGAGGCCATGAAGGTGGTCGCCGCCCAGAAGATCGAGCTGTTCGGCGCCGCCGGCAAGGGCTCGCTCTACTGA
- a CDS encoding aldo/keto reductase, which translates to MKIVDRLAGASRVGLGLAAVGRPAYINLGRAADLPAERTVEAMRARAHDLLDRAYAAGIRYFDVARSYGRAEEFLAQWLHARPDVGDVVVGSKWGYTYTAGWRMDAEVNEVKDHGVATFDRQLGESRALLGGRLDLYQIHSLTPDSPALRDAALHRRLAGLAALGTVIGMSTSGPAQAEAIRAALDVRVDGRPLFRSVQATWNLLEPSVGPALAEAHDAGCLVIVKEALANGRLAVGEHAPGDAAALAAVLHQPWASIVLSGAATADQLASNLRSEGLTVDPARWKGLAMPAIRYWQERSRLPWS; encoded by the coding sequence ATGAAAATCGTCGATCGGCTGGCGGGAGCCTCCCGGGTGGGGCTGGGCCTGGCGGCCGTCGGCCGCCCGGCCTACATCAATCTCGGGCGGGCTGCGGACCTGCCGGCCGAACGGACCGTCGAGGCGATGCGCGCCCGCGCTCACGATCTCCTCGATCGGGCGTACGCGGCCGGCATCAGGTATTTCGACGTTGCCCGCTCTTACGGCCGGGCCGAGGAGTTCCTGGCGCAGTGGCTGCACGCCCGGCCGGACGTCGGCGACGTGGTCGTCGGCAGCAAGTGGGGCTACACCTACACGGCCGGGTGGCGGATGGATGCCGAGGTGAACGAGGTCAAGGACCACGGCGTCGCCACCTTCGACCGGCAGCTCGGCGAGTCCCGGGCCCTGCTCGGCGGCCGCCTCGACCTCTATCAGATCCACTCGCTGACCCCGGACAGCCCCGCGCTGCGAGACGCGGCCCTGCACCGCCGGCTCGCCGGCCTCGCCGCGCTGGGCACGGTGATCGGGATGTCGACGAGCGGCCCGGCGCAAGCCGAGGCGATCCGGGCCGCGCTCGACGTGCGGGTCGATGGGCGGCCTTTGTTCCGCAGCGTGCAGGCCACCTGGAATCTCCTGGAGCCCAGCGTCGGCCCGGCGCTCGCCGAGGCGCATGACGCGGGGTGCCTGGTCATCGTGAAGGAGGCGCTCGCCAACGGCCGTCTTGCCGTCGGTGAGCACGCACCCGGCGATGCCGCCGCGCTCGCGGCGGTCCTGCATCAGCCCTGGGCGTCCATCGTGTTGTCCGGGGCCGCGACCGCCGATCAGCTGGCCTCGAACCTGCGGTCGGAGGGGCTCACCGTCGACCCGGCCCGGTGGAAAGGCCTGGCGATGCCCGCCATCCGTTACTGGCAGGAACGGTCACGCCTGCCGTGGAGCTAG
- a CDS encoding NAD(P)H-dependent oxidoreductase subunit E, translated as MTHGVVVSGSGYEERVRSVVAAHGGDPAALLPILHTLMAEFGHVDPAAIGVIAEGLNLSRAEIHGVISFYRDFRTTPAGVTTVRICRGEACQSVGADQLVEHARISIGVDVGQTTADGSVTLDQVFCLGNCALGPSAQIGSAVYGRVDGARLDGLVTSARQRPGGPPAAPVDGAGTAPAAGAPAAGRSDRDGEEAR; from the coding sequence ATGACACACGGCGTCGTGGTGAGCGGATCTGGATACGAGGAACGGGTGCGGTCGGTCGTGGCCGCGCACGGCGGGGACCCCGCAGCCCTGCTACCGATTCTGCACACACTGATGGCCGAGTTCGGTCACGTCGACCCTGCCGCGATCGGCGTGATTGCCGAGGGGCTCAACCTCTCCCGGGCCGAGATCCACGGCGTGATCAGCTTTTACCGAGATTTCCGGACCACCCCGGCCGGCGTTACCACAGTGCGGATCTGCCGGGGGGAGGCCTGCCAGTCGGTCGGTGCCGACCAGCTCGTCGAGCACGCCCGCATCAGCATCGGCGTTGACGTCGGCCAGACCACGGCGGACGGCTCGGTCACCCTCGACCAGGTGTTCTGCCTCGGCAACTGCGCGCTCGGCCCCTCGGCCCAGATCGGGAGCGCCGTATACGGGAGGGTCGACGGCGCCCGACTGGACGGCCTCGTCACCAGTGCGCGGCAGCGGCCCGGCGGGCCACCGGCCGCCCCGGTCGACGGCGCGGGTACCGCCCCGGCAGCGGGTGCGCCCGCGGCTGGTCGGTCCGACCGCGACGGCGAGGAAGCACGATGA
- a CDS encoding ABC transporter substrate-binding protein, whose amino-acid sequence MAVRATRLKRVIGAVTAAAMVAFVAACGSGDAVDTASDGSVTLEFAQWWGAELPAGEFDKIINDFTAQNPNIKIKLLSAPYASTKQQLITGAASKTLPDVVGLDGAWVNDFAKQGAIADLSTLMADANFDASQLASQVQVKGKTYMIPVVNFVYPLFVNKDLLTKAGVAEVPTTRTQFLDAAKKISATGGDAKGWALPLDTAVPNGVQNDVMSWLWASGGSMLADGKPNLTSAQVKSTVEYVKSLNDAGVIAPGSLTMKEQDKVEKFTNGQVGMMIDSLAHINLIKKNKPDLKFEVAALPAEDGYTGKRGIPYASWGIGVSNSTKHKAEAFKFVSYLLGQETNAKLSTIANGFPGNKNAQPDFSNSDPLFKTAFDIYQQGYPANEFVGLPKSEDLMRSFDEQLQLVLTGKTSVDEALAKSQESWSSVIE is encoded by the coding sequence ATGGCGGTTCGTGCAACCCGGCTGAAGCGAGTGATAGGGGCGGTGACAGCGGCCGCGATGGTCGCGTTCGTGGCGGCGTGCGGCTCGGGCGACGCCGTCGACACCGCCTCGGACGGCAGCGTGACGCTGGAGTTCGCCCAGTGGTGGGGAGCCGAGCTCCCGGCCGGTGAGTTCGACAAGATCATTAATGACTTCACGGCGCAGAACCCGAACATCAAGATCAAGCTGTTGAGCGCGCCATACGCTTCGACCAAGCAGCAGCTGATCACCGGCGCCGCCTCGAAGACCCTGCCCGACGTGGTGGGCCTCGACGGCGCCTGGGTCAACGACTTCGCCAAGCAGGGCGCGATCGCCGACCTGTCCACGCTGATGGCCGACGCGAACTTCGACGCCAGCCAGCTCGCCAGCCAGGTGCAGGTCAAGGGCAAGACCTACATGATCCCGGTGGTCAACTTCGTCTACCCGCTCTTCGTCAACAAGGACCTGCTCACCAAGGCCGGCGTCGCCGAGGTGCCCACCACGCGCACCCAGTTCCTCGACGCGGCCAAGAAGATCAGCGCGACCGGCGGCGACGCCAAGGGCTGGGCCCTCCCGCTCGACACCGCCGTCCCCAACGGCGTCCAGAACGACGTCATGTCCTGGCTGTGGGCGTCCGGCGGCAGCATGCTGGCCGACGGCAAGCCCAACCTGACCAGCGCGCAGGTCAAGAGCACGGTCGAGTACGTGAAGAGCCTGAACGACGCGGGCGTCATCGCCCCCGGCTCGCTGACCATGAAAGAACAGGACAAGGTCGAGAAGTTCACCAACGGCCAGGTCGGCATGATGATCGACTCGCTCGCGCACATCAACCTGATCAAGAAGAACAAGCCGGACCTGAAGTTCGAGGTGGCGGCCCTGCCAGCCGAGGACGGCTACACCGGCAAGCGCGGCATCCCGTACGCGTCGTGGGGCATCGGCGTCTCCAACTCCACGAAGCACAAGGCCGAGGCGTTCAAGTTCGTGTCCTACCTGCTCGGTCAGGAGACCAACGCGAAGCTGAGCACCATCGCGAACGGCTTCCCGGGCAACAAGAACGCCCAGCCCGACTTCAGCAACAGCGACCCGCTGTTCAAGACCGCCTTCGACATCTACCAGCAGGGCTACCCGGCCAACGAGTTCGTCGGCCTGCCCAAGTCCGAGGACCTGATGCGCAGCTTCGACGAGCAGCTCCAGCTCGTGCTGACCGGCAAGACGAGTGTCGACGAGGCCCTCGCCAAGTCGCAGGAGTCCTGGTCCTCGGTGATCGAGTAG
- a CDS encoding class I mannose-6-phosphate isomerase: MTVEVLPANQPETFYRGAGRIAEFRNVPALPDRPEDWVGSVTSRFGLAPSGLSTLADGRVLAEAIAADPGWWLGPERADTGVLVKLLDAGQRLPLHVHPDRRFATAHLASPYGKTEAWVIVSARPDAYVHLGFARDVEAAELAGWVDGQQTEAMLAATNKIPVAAGDAILCPAGLPHAIGDGILLVEVQEPTDFSVLLEYEGFGLADGHLGLGYDLALQCVDRGAWTPSRLDELRGTPARLLPEAADEFFAARRLYGGDRLERGCSVLVVVAGEGRLIGEKDYLSLRRGDTLLVPHAAGPLLLDGQVEVIRLSAPA, from the coding sequence ATGACCGTCGAAGTGTTGCCCGCCAACCAACCCGAGACGTTCTATCGCGGCGCCGGCCGCATCGCCGAGTTCCGCAACGTGCCGGCGCTGCCCGACCGCCCCGAGGACTGGGTGGGCTCGGTGACCAGCCGGTTCGGGCTCGCCCCGTCCGGCCTGTCCACCCTGGCCGACGGCCGGGTGCTGGCCGAGGCGATCGCCGCGGACCCGGGCTGGTGGCTCGGCCCGGAACGCGCCGACACCGGTGTGCTGGTGAAGCTGCTCGACGCCGGTCAGCGGCTGCCGTTGCACGTGCACCCGGACCGCCGCTTCGCCACCGCGCACCTCGCCTCGCCGTACGGGAAGACCGAGGCCTGGGTGATCGTCTCCGCGCGGCCGGACGCGTACGTCCATCTGGGCTTCGCCCGTGACGTGGAGGCCGCCGAGTTGGCCGGCTGGGTGGACGGGCAGCAGACCGAGGCGATGCTCGCCGCCACCAACAAGATTCCGGTCGCGGCGGGCGACGCGATCCTCTGCCCCGCCGGCCTGCCGCACGCGATCGGCGACGGCATCCTGCTCGTGGAGGTCCAGGAGCCGACCGACTTCTCGGTGCTGCTGGAGTACGAAGGCTTCGGCCTCGCCGACGGCCACCTGGGCCTCGGCTACGACCTGGCCCTGCAGTGCGTCGACCGCGGCGCCTGGACGCCATCGCGCCTCGACGAACTCCGCGGCACTCCGGCGCGACTGCTGCCCGAGGCCGCGGACGAGTTCTTCGCCGCCCGCCGCCTGTACGGCGGCGACCGCCTGGAACGTGGCTGCAGCGTATTGGTCGTGGTGGCCGGAGAGGGCAGGCTGATCGGTGAGAAGGACTACCTGTCGCTCCGGCGGGGGGACACGCTGCTGGTTCCGCACGCCGCCGGTCCGCTTCTCCTCGACGGCCAGGTCGAGGTGATCCGCCTCTCGGCGCCCGCCTGA
- a CDS encoding carbohydrate ABC transporter permease, giving the protein MATTVKTRHTLAKAGVITGLVIGGLFAGLPVLWMLSTSFKGNGEVFQNPPELITRGFSFDAYREILGNGAQLRFFLNSYVVAFVVTILTLLVAVLAGFAFSRFTFPFQKTINAVIVSVQAVPPITLVIPYFGLVVALGLYNTYPGLILTHMVFTLPYAIIMITAYLNTLPRELDESVKVDGGTSWTTLWRILVPISVPGLIAVGVYTFMISWNEYLFALTLTRTDDMRTVPIGIQLLMGQHSYEWNQMMAMSILGSAPVLVLFLLFQRRFIGGLTAGAVKA; this is encoded by the coding sequence ATGGCCACCACCGTCAAGACCCGGCACACCCTCGCCAAGGCCGGCGTCATCACCGGCCTCGTCATCGGCGGGCTGTTCGCTGGCCTGCCGGTGCTGTGGATGCTGTCCACCTCGTTCAAGGGCAACGGGGAGGTCTTCCAGAACCCGCCCGAACTGATTACCAGGGGCTTCTCGTTCGACGCCTACCGGGAGATCCTGGGCAACGGCGCCCAGCTGCGGTTCTTCCTCAACAGCTATGTCGTCGCCTTCGTGGTGACCATCCTGACGCTGCTGGTGGCCGTCCTGGCCGGGTTCGCGTTCAGCCGCTTCACGTTCCCGTTCCAGAAGACCATCAACGCGGTGATCGTCAGCGTCCAGGCGGTGCCACCGATCACGCTCGTCATCCCGTACTTCGGGCTCGTCGTCGCGCTCGGCCTGTACAACACCTATCCCGGCCTGATCCTCACGCACATGGTGTTCACCCTCCCGTACGCGATCATCATGATCACCGCGTACCTGAACACGCTGCCCCGAGAGCTGGACGAGTCCGTCAAGGTCGACGGCGGCACCAGCTGGACCACGCTGTGGCGGATCCTGGTGCCGATCTCGGTGCCCGGTCTGATCGCGGTCGGGGTCTACACGTTCATGATCTCGTGGAACGAGTACCTGTTCGCGCTCACGCTGACCCGTACCGACGACATGCGCACCGTGCCGATCGGCATCCAACTGCTCATGGGCCAGCACTCGTACGAGTGGAACCAGATGATGGCGATGAGCATCCTCGGGTCCGCTCCGGTCCTCGTCCTCTTCCTCCTGTTCCAGCGACGGTTCATCGGCGGGCTCACCGCCGGCGCCGTCAAGGCCTGA
- a CDS encoding ADP-dependent glucokinase/phosphofructokinase, producing the protein MADASRVLLGLGGCVDHELKLTASVLEQLVAEYGIVAAELTSPATVTSERDLVVSILGYVARGGGGEHFVASAPALSTFANRFPCKETLGGTSVRAGILMSRLGVPSTLHLVSVNDTFRRLLPTDSEYINSGVGDTFYPHLIVQYDKGLRVRAGDIDITAPFPNRLIYVNDPANGAMLLADDLSDRLGKADVFLISGFNAMRDEAELDERLASLKEHMRQLPYGAVTYFEDAAYHEPAFSRRVRDALLDEISVYGLNEDELQSHLGRPVDLLSAEDVAEALTAVHALIPVPTLVLHTKYWAVALGAGEYADALDTGTVMAATRYCHGDDFTDEDVEHLRLLPRRPESVAFAAALRSRMGEAVDCVPGFALDVQDPTTVGLGDTFVGGFLAELALKGHR; encoded by the coding sequence ATGGCCGACGCGTCCCGGGTACTCCTGGGCCTCGGCGGTTGCGTCGACCACGAGTTGAAGCTGACCGCCAGCGTCCTGGAACAGCTTGTCGCCGAGTACGGCATCGTCGCCGCGGAACTGACGTCGCCGGCCACCGTGACCAGTGAGCGGGACCTCGTGGTGTCGATCCTGGGGTACGTGGCCCGGGGCGGGGGCGGCGAGCACTTCGTCGCCTCCGCCCCGGCGCTGTCGACCTTCGCGAACCGGTTCCCCTGCAAAGAGACCCTGGGCGGTACCTCGGTGCGGGCCGGGATCCTGATGAGCCGGCTCGGCGTGCCGTCGACGCTGCACCTGGTCAGCGTCAACGACACCTTCCGCCGGCTGCTGCCGACGGACAGCGAGTACATCAACAGCGGTGTGGGGGACACCTTCTATCCACACCTGATCGTTCAGTACGACAAGGGCCTGCGGGTCCGGGCCGGCGACATCGACATCACCGCGCCGTTCCCGAACCGCCTGATCTACGTCAACGACCCGGCGAACGGCGCCATGCTGCTCGCCGACGATCTCAGCGACCGGTTGGGCAAGGCGGACGTCTTTCTGATCTCCGGATTCAACGCCATGCGCGACGAGGCGGAGCTCGACGAGAGGCTCGCCTCCCTGAAGGAGCACATGCGGCAGTTGCCGTACGGGGCCGTGACCTACTTCGAGGACGCGGCGTACCACGAGCCCGCCTTCAGTCGCCGGGTCCGAGACGCGCTGCTCGACGAGATCAGCGTGTACGGGCTGAACGAGGACGAGCTGCAGTCGCACCTCGGGCGCCCGGTCGACCTGCTCTCGGCCGAGGATGTCGCCGAGGCGCTCACGGCGGTGCACGCGCTCATCCCGGTGCCGACGTTGGTGCTGCACACGAAGTACTGGGCCGTGGCGCTCGGCGCAGGCGAATACGCCGATGCCCTCGACACCGGCACCGTCATGGCGGCCACCCGCTACTGCCACGGCGACGACTTCACCGACGAGGACGTCGAGCACCTGCGCCTGCTGCCGCGGCGGCCCGAGTCCGTTGCCTTCGCCGCGGCGCTGCGCTCGCGCATGGGGGAGGCTGTCGATTGTGTCCCCGGCTTCGCGCTCGACGTCCAGGACCCCACCACCGTCGGGCTCGGCGACACGTTCGTCGGCGGCTTCCTCGCCGAGCTCGCATTGAAGGGACACCGATGA
- a CDS encoding formate dehydrogenase beta subunit — protein MNEPATIYLPRDTAARSVGADAVAQQLAGAPGPWRIVRTGSRGLLWLEPLLEVATPAGRIGYGPVEPGDVEGLLATTGLTDGPTDHPLCLGPVEQLPWLRDQRRVTFARVGVVDPLSVGDFQAHGGLAGLRRALELAPADVVAEVIDSGLRGRGGAGFPTGIKWRTVLEAQDPVKYICCNADEGDSGTFADRMLLEGDPFSLIEGMTIGAHATGATEGYVYIRSEYPEAVATVTSAIEIAYAHGWLGERVLGSSLRFDLHVRVGAGAYICGEETSMLESLEGKRGMVRTKPPIPAMEGLFGRPTVVNNVLSLATVPAILAGGAAAYAARGTGRSRGTSVFQLGGNIARGGIVETDFGVTLRELVEDYGAGTRSGRPVRAVQVGGPLGAYLPVEQFDLPMDYEAFAAAGAMLGHGGIVVFDDTVDMARMARFAFEFCAEESCGKCTPCRIGAVRGVEVIDRIRAGEQRKRNLVLLEDLCELMTDGSLCAMGGLTPMPVRSAVRHFGADFDVRSADTEGEGTR, from the coding sequence ATGAACGAGCCGGCCACGATCTACCTCCCGCGGGACACCGCGGCCCGCTCGGTGGGCGCCGACGCGGTGGCCCAGCAGTTGGCGGGCGCGCCGGGACCGTGGCGGATCGTGCGGACCGGATCGCGTGGGCTGCTGTGGCTGGAACCGTTGCTGGAGGTGGCGACTCCCGCCGGGCGGATCGGCTACGGGCCGGTGGAGCCGGGCGATGTCGAGGGCCTGCTGGCCACGACCGGACTCACCGACGGGCCGACCGACCACCCGCTGTGCCTCGGTCCGGTTGAGCAGCTGCCGTGGCTACGCGACCAGCGGCGGGTCACCTTCGCCAGGGTCGGCGTGGTCGACCCGCTGTCGGTGGGGGACTTCCAGGCCCACGGCGGGCTGGCCGGGCTGCGCAGGGCGCTGGAGCTCGCCCCGGCCGACGTCGTCGCCGAGGTCATCGACTCCGGCCTGCGTGGCCGCGGCGGGGCGGGATTCCCGACAGGCATCAAGTGGCGGACCGTGCTCGAGGCGCAGGACCCGGTGAAGTACATCTGCTGCAACGCCGACGAAGGCGACAGCGGGACCTTCGCCGACCGGATGCTGCTGGAGGGCGACCCGTTCAGCCTGATCGAGGGTATGACGATCGGCGCGCACGCCACCGGCGCGACCGAGGGGTACGTCTACATCCGTTCGGAGTACCCGGAGGCGGTCGCCACCGTGACCTCTGCGATCGAGATCGCCTACGCCCACGGCTGGCTGGGGGAGCGGGTGCTCGGCTCGTCGCTGCGGTTCGACCTGCACGTGCGGGTCGGTGCCGGTGCCTACATCTGCGGCGAGGAGACCTCCATGCTGGAGAGCCTGGAGGGCAAGCGCGGCATGGTCCGGACCAAACCGCCGATCCCGGCCATGGAAGGGCTCTTCGGCCGTCCGACCGTGGTCAACAACGTGCTCTCGTTGGCCACCGTACCGGCGATCCTGGCCGGCGGCGCGGCGGCCTACGCCGCGCGCGGCACCGGGCGCTCGCGCGGCACCAGCGTGTTCCAGCTCGGCGGCAACATCGCCCGTGGCGGGATCGTCGAGACCGACTTCGGCGTCACCCTGCGAGAGCTGGTCGAGGACTACGGCGCGGGCACCCGCAGCGGCCGGCCGGTACGCGCGGTCCAGGTCGGCGGCCCCCTGGGCGCCTACCTGCCGGTCGAGCAGTTCGACCTGCCGATGGACTACGAGGCGTTCGCCGCGGCGGGCGCCATGCTCGGCCATGGCGGGATCGTCGTGTTCGACGACACCGTCGACATGGCCAGGATGGCCCGCTTCGCCTTCGAGTTCTGCGCCGAGGAATCCTGCGGCAAGTGCACGCCCTGCCGGATCGGTGCCGTGCGTGGGGTTGAGGTGATCGACCGGATTCGGGCCGGCGAGCAGCGGAAGCGCAACCTGGTGCTGCTCGAGGACCTGTGCGAGCTGATGACTGACGGGTCGCTGTGTGCGATGGGCGGCCTGACGCCGATGCCGGTCCGCAGCGCGGTCCGGCACTTCGGCGCCGACTTCGACGTCCGATCCGCCGACACCGAGGGGGAGGGCACCCGATGA
- a CDS encoding DeoR/GlpR family DNA-binding transcription regulator, translated as MSIARDERQRHLPAGRKAQLAAYVTDTGQVTVGELAERFGVSIDTVRRDLDQLAADGILVRTYGGAVSLSTVFRTDRAVDQRLTVQEQEKEKIAALAAALVQDGSTIMINGGTTTLALARNLGQHRDLTVATNNLLVPGALPPTAVRDIYVFGGAVRALTLATIGPVSFRANAGAELDISCDLALIGVGAVAADAGYTTSNLAEAAMMQEMISRAARVAILADSSKFGRRLFAQVSELGAADYLITDTAPPSDVRDALKASGVEVLTPAAKALAPRQA; from the coding sequence GTGAGCATTGCCAGGGACGAGCGGCAGCGCCACCTGCCTGCCGGACGCAAGGCTCAGCTGGCCGCGTACGTCACCGACACCGGCCAGGTCACGGTGGGTGAGCTGGCCGAGCGCTTCGGCGTATCCATCGACACCGTGCGACGCGACCTCGATCAGCTGGCCGCCGACGGCATCCTCGTGCGCACGTACGGCGGAGCCGTCAGCCTGTCCACGGTCTTCCGCACCGACCGCGCCGTCGACCAGCGGCTCACGGTGCAGGAGCAGGAGAAGGAGAAGATCGCGGCGCTGGCCGCGGCGCTGGTCCAGGACGGCTCGACCATCATGATCAACGGCGGGACGACCACCCTCGCGCTCGCCCGTAACCTCGGCCAGCACCGCGACCTCACGGTGGCGACGAACAATTTACTGGTGCCGGGCGCCCTCCCGCCCACGGCCGTCCGCGACATCTACGTCTTCGGGGGCGCGGTGCGCGCGCTCACCCTCGCCACGATCGGCCCGGTCAGCTTCCGCGCCAACGCCGGCGCCGAGCTGGACATCAGCTGCGATCTGGCGCTGATCGGCGTCGGCGCGGTCGCCGCCGACGCCGGCTACACGACGAGCAACCTCGCCGAGGCCGCGATGATGCAGGAGATGATCTCCCGTGCGGCCCGCGTGGCGATCCTCGCCGACTCCTCCAAGTTCGGCCGCCGCCTGTTCGCCCAGGTGTCGGAACTCGGCGCCGCCGACTACCTGATCACCGACACCGCGCCGCCATCCGACGTGCGGGACGCCCTCAAGGCGAGCGGCGTGGAGGTGCTCACCCCTGCGGCCAAGGCCCTAGCTCCACGGCAGGCGTGA
- a CDS encoding carbohydrate ABC transporter permease → MTSMTAPKAAAPTEEQVTPGRPRSVLARRLIPYGYLSPTVLLIAVLMVVPIIMVISYSFRDNVIVQENSVFAGFANYTKVLSDPDFLAALKNTAIFISVSAVAHLVLGLAFALMLNTQLLSGVTKAIFRIVYILPWLFTIAVIAVIWRLLLDPSGVVNYVLHTLGLIEESVNWLGDPGKALWAVTFVNVWSGYPFFMISLLAALQGIPNDLYEAAAVDGTNWFQRFLHVTLPQLRPVIISMAVLDLIWTSQQFALIWMTTGGGPLNTTEMLSTYTYKQAFSEYEFATASAAAVIVLLLTMVLAFFYVRQQRER, encoded by the coding sequence ATGACATCCATGACGGCGCCGAAAGCCGCGGCGCCCACCGAGGAACAGGTCACACCCGGCCGGCCCCGCTCCGTTCTGGCCAGGCGCCTGATCCCGTACGGTTACCTGTCCCCCACGGTGCTCCTGATCGCGGTCCTGATGGTGGTCCCCATCATCATGGTGATCAGCTACTCGTTCCGGGACAACGTGATCGTCCAGGAGAACTCGGTGTTCGCCGGGTTCGCCAACTACACCAAGGTGCTCAGCGACCCGGACTTCCTGGCCGCGCTGAAGAACACTGCGATCTTCATCTCGGTCAGCGCCGTGGCCCACCTGGTCCTCGGCCTGGCCTTCGCGCTGATGCTCAACACCCAGTTGCTGAGCGGGGTCACCAAGGCCATCTTCCGGATCGTCTACATCCTGCCCTGGCTGTTCACAATCGCGGTGATCGCTGTCATCTGGCGCCTGCTGCTCGACCCGTCCGGCGTGGTCAACTACGTGCTGCACACGCTGGGTCTCATCGAGGAGAGCGTGAACTGGCTCGGCGACCCGGGCAAGGCGCTCTGGGCGGTCACCTTCGTCAACGTCTGGTCCGGCTACCCGTTCTTCATGATCAGCCTGCTCGCCGCGTTGCAGGGCATTCCCAACGATCTGTACGAGGCGGCCGCCGTGGACGGGACGAACTGGTTCCAGCGGTTCCTGCACGTGACGCTGCCCCAGCTGCGGCCGGTGATCATCAGCATGGCGGTGCTCGACCTGATCTGGACGTCCCAGCAGTTCGCACTGATCTGGATGACGACCGGCGGCGGGCCGCTGAACACCACCGAGATGCTCAGCACCTACACCTACAAGCAGGCCTTCAGCGAGTACGAGTTCGCGACCGCGTCGGCCGCCGCCGTGATCGTCCTGCTGCTGACGATGGTCCTGGCCTTCTTCTACGTACGCCAGCAAAGGGAGCGGTGA